A genomic segment from Nitrospirota bacterium encodes:
- the gyrA gene encoding DNA gyrase subunit A has protein sequence MPEQNVLINIEDEMRAAYLDYAMSVIVGRALPDVRDGLKPVHRRVLFGMNEMGLAWNRAYKKSARVVGDVMGKYHPHGDAAIYDTIVRMAQDFSLRYPLVDGQGNFGSVDGDPPAAMRYTEVRMAQIGHELLADIDKETVDFGPNYDDTQTEPLVLPTRLPNLLVNGAAGIAVGMATNIPPHNLGEVVDGVLLLLDNPAVTIDELMGVIKGPDFPTAGFIYGSRGIGEAYRTGRGSLTLRARVRIETHPRTDKESLIVTELPYQVNKAKLLEKIAELVSERRIEGIADLRDESDREGMRVVIELKRGEIASVILNQLFKHTPLQTTFGIITLALVRNQPQILNLHGLLSHFIEHRREVVVRRTRYELRKAEEKAHILEGLKKAIDHLDAVIALIRAASDPEAAKTGLMTRFALSAIQAQAILDMRLQRLTNLEREKLVTEYQETLQKIESLKAILASDALVRGIIREELTELKTKYGDERRTEIVEESAEISLEDLIAPEDVIITVSHSGYIKRNPVSLYRAQRRGGKGKIGMGTKEEDFVTTLFTASTKDYLLFFTSSGKVYWLKVHQVPEAGRVAKGKPIINLLQLGERETVSAILPVSEFRGDRFVVMATKHGTVKKTELSAHSNPRAGGIIALGLEEGDQLVSALVTNGDEEVLLGTKKGLVIRFPEANVRPMGRTAYGVKGIELEPGDEVISMEVVHRREAATLLTVTEHGYGKRTDLAEYRSQSRGGKGIITIQTTARNGDVVAVLQVAPEDDVMLVTAGAQVLRLAVATLRVIGRNTQGVRLIEMAQGDRVAAAAIMREKDEAPSGSSDLGPEPEAPPKA, from the coding sequence ATGCCCGAACAGAACGTCCTGATCAACATCGAAGACGAAATGCGCGCGGCGTACCTGGATTACGCCATGAGCGTCATCGTGGGTCGCGCCTTGCCCGATGTCCGCGACGGGCTCAAGCCCGTGCACCGACGCGTCTTGTTCGGGATGAACGAGATGGGCCTGGCGTGGAATCGGGCCTATAAGAAGTCCGCGCGAGTCGTCGGCGACGTGATGGGAAAATACCACCCGCACGGCGACGCGGCGATCTACGACACGATCGTCCGGATGGCGCAGGATTTTTCCCTGCGCTATCCCCTGGTCGACGGGCAGGGGAACTTCGGGTCTGTGGACGGCGACCCGCCCGCGGCCATGCGCTACACCGAGGTGCGCATGGCGCAGATCGGCCACGAACTGCTCGCGGACATCGATAAGGAAACCGTCGACTTTGGGCCCAACTACGACGACACGCAGACCGAACCGCTGGTGTTGCCCACCCGGTTGCCCAACTTGCTCGTCAACGGCGCCGCGGGCATCGCCGTGGGCATGGCGACCAATATCCCGCCGCACAACTTGGGGGAAGTAGTCGACGGCGTGCTTCTGCTGCTGGACAACCCCGCGGTGACCATCGACGAGTTGATGGGCGTGATCAAGGGGCCGGATTTTCCCACCGCGGGCTTTATCTACGGCTCGCGCGGCATCGGCGAAGCGTACCGGACCGGCCGCGGCTCGCTCACGCTGCGCGCCCGGGTGCGGATCGAAACCCACCCGCGAACCGACAAGGAAAGTTTGATCGTCACCGAGTTGCCCTACCAGGTCAACAAGGCCAAGCTTCTCGAGAAGATCGCGGAGTTGGTGTCGGAGCGACGGATCGAGGGCATTGCCGATCTGCGAGACGAGTCCGACCGCGAAGGCATGCGGGTCGTGATCGAGCTCAAGCGCGGCGAGATCGCGTCCGTGATCCTCAATCAGCTCTTCAAACACACGCCGCTCCAGACCACGTTCGGGATCATTACGCTCGCGTTGGTGCGCAACCAACCGCAGATCCTGAACCTGCACGGTCTCTTGTCGCACTTCATCGAACACCGTCGCGAGGTCGTGGTCCGCCGCACGCGGTACGAGCTGCGCAAGGCCGAAGAAAAAGCCCATATCCTCGAAGGGCTCAAGAAAGCCATCGATCACCTGGATGCCGTGATCGCGCTGATCCGCGCGGCGTCCGACCCCGAAGCGGCCAAAACCGGGTTGATGACCCGCTTTGCCCTCTCCGCGATCCAGGCGCAGGCGATCTTGGACATGCGGTTGCAGCGGCTCACCAATCTGGAGCGGGAAAAACTGGTGACGGAGTATCAAGAGACGCTGCAGAAGATCGAATCGCTCAAGGCGATCCTGGCGAGCGACGCGTTGGTGCGCGGCATTATCCGTGAAGAACTGACCGAGTTGAAGACCAAGTACGGCGATGAACGGCGCACCGAAATCGTCGAGGAGAGCGCGGAGATCTCGCTGGAAGATCTGATCGCGCCGGAAGACGTCATCATCACCGTCTCGCACTCGGGGTACATCAAGCGCAACCCCGTCAGCTTGTATCGCGCCCAGCGCCGCGGGGGCAAGGGCAAGATCGGCATGGGGACCAAGGAGGAGGATTTCGTCACCACGCTCTTCACGGCTTCCACCAAGGACTACCTCCTCTTTTTTACGAGCTCCGGCAAGGTGTATTGGCTCAAGGTGCACCAAGTTCCCGAAGCGGGTCGGGTGGCGAAGGGCAAGCCGATCATCAACCTGCTCCAGCTCGGAGAACGCGAGACCGTTTCGGCGATCCTCCCGGTTTCCGAGTTCCGCGGGGACCGGTTCGTGGTCATGGCCACCAAGCACGGGACGGTCAAAAAAACCGAACTCTCGGCGCACTCCAACCCCCGAGCAGGGGGGATCATCGCGCTGGGCCTGGAAGAAGGCGACCAGCTCGTCTCCGCGCTCGTCACGAACGGAGACGAAGAGGTGCTGTTGGGCACGAAAAAAGGGCTGGTGATTCGGTTCCCCGAAGCCAACGTGCGCCCGATGGGCCGAACCGCTTACGGCGTCAAGGGGATCGAGCTGGAGCCGGGCGACGAAGTGATCAGCATGGAGGTGGTGCACCGGCGCGAGGCAGCCACCCTGCTGACCGTCACGGAACACGGGTACGGCAAACGCACTGATTTAGCCGAATATCGGTCGCAGAGCCGCGGCGGCAAGGGCATCATCACGATCCAGACGACCGCCCGCAACGGAGACGTGGTCGCGGTCCTCCAGGTGGCCCCCGAGGACGATGTCATGTTGGTCACCGCCGGGGCGCAGGTGCTGCGCCTGGCAGTGGCCACGCTTCGGGTCATCGGACGGAACACGCAGGGCGTGCGGCTGATCGAGATGGCCCAAGGCGACCGCGTCGCAGCCGCCGCGATCATGCGGGAAAAGGACGAAGCCCCGTCCGGTTCGTCGGACCTGGGTCCCGAGCCTGAGGCGCCCCCCAAAGCGTGA
- the gyrB gene encoding DNA topoisomerase (ATP-hydrolyzing) subunit B — translation MTAQTAARYGAEEIKVLEGLEAVRKRPAMYIGSTGIDGLHHLVYEVVDNSVDEAMAGFCDTIKAILHVDGSATVIDNGRGIPTEMHPTQKRSAAEVVLTVLHAGGKFDNQAYKVSGGLHGVGVSVVNALSEWLEVEIRRDGQVFHQRFERGKPTAPLAVTGKTTKRGTTVTFKPDSQIFETTEFVFDTLAQRLRELAFLNRGLSITLTDERSEKEQEFAYKGGIVSFVEHLNENKSPLHKPIYITKEKDRLILEVALQYNDGYSENLFSFANNINTREGGTHLVGFKAALTRTVNNYASSHNLLKGETITGDDVREGLTAVISAKLPQPQFEGQTKSKLGNTEVKGAVEAAVNDALGEYFEENPSVAKKIIEKSLNAARAREAARKAKELIRRKNALDSGALPGKLADCQERDPALSELFIVEGDSAGGSAKQGRDRKNQAILPLKGKILNVEKARFDKMISSEEIRVLITALGTGIGSEDFDASKARYHKIVIMTDADVDGAHIRTLLLTFLYRQMKELIDRGYVYIAQPPLYKLKRGKQERYIKDDEGLKAYLLEAVVEDIEVATGDGWVSGRTLATFLKKLVRYDGLVRHFGRRQIPTELIETLVVDDDVTREMLRDAKRLRRVRETLANRLAAFPGLAAEVDVAADDEHKAHKLVVRYLASGLRQTLDIDQAFITTGEFRELGTVSPPALGLGTPPYRFREKAAEAKAAGPERTASTACGLLAAILEHSKKGMAIQRYKGLGEMNPGQLWETTMDPEKRTLLKVNPGDGVAADEMFTVLMGDEVEPRRAFIEKHAKEVKNLDI, via the coding sequence ATGACCGCCCAGACCGCAGCGCGATACGGAGCCGAGGAGATCAAAGTCCTGGAGGGGCTGGAGGCCGTGCGCAAACGGCCGGCGATGTACATCGGCAGCACCGGCATCGACGGGCTCCACCACTTGGTGTACGAGGTGGTGGACAACAGCGTCGACGAAGCCATGGCCGGCTTCTGCGATACGATCAAAGCCATCCTGCACGTGGACGGCAGCGCCACCGTGATCGACAACGGCCGCGGCATCCCCACCGAGATGCACCCCACGCAGAAACGATCGGCCGCGGAAGTCGTGTTGACCGTACTGCACGCCGGCGGCAAGTTCGACAACCAGGCGTACAAGGTCTCGGGAGGCCTGCACGGCGTGGGCGTGTCCGTGGTGAACGCCCTGTCCGAGTGGCTGGAGGTCGAAATCCGTCGCGACGGCCAAGTCTTTCACCAGCGCTTCGAGCGGGGCAAGCCCACCGCGCCTTTGGCCGTGACGGGCAAAACCACCAAGCGCGGCACCACCGTGACGTTCAAGCCGGATTCCCAGATCTTCGAGACCACGGAATTTGTGTTCGACACGCTCGCCCAACGCCTGCGCGAGCTGGCGTTTCTCAACCGCGGGTTGTCGATCACCCTCACCGACGAGCGCTCGGAGAAGGAGCAGGAGTTCGCGTACAAGGGCGGGATCGTCTCGTTTGTCGAGCACCTCAACGAGAACAAGAGCCCGCTGCACAAGCCGATCTACATCACCAAGGAAAAGGACCGGCTGATCCTGGAGGTTGCGCTCCAATACAACGACGGCTACAGCGAAAACCTCTTCTCCTTCGCCAACAACATCAACACCCGTGAGGGCGGCACGCACCTCGTGGGGTTCAAAGCCGCATTGACGCGGACGGTGAATAACTACGCGTCGTCGCACAACCTGCTCAAAGGCGAGACCATCACCGGAGACGACGTGCGCGAAGGGCTCACCGCGGTGATCAGCGCCAAACTTCCCCAACCGCAGTTCGAAGGCCAGACCAAGAGCAAACTGGGCAACACCGAGGTCAAGGGCGCGGTGGAGGCCGCGGTCAACGACGCGTTGGGCGAATACTTCGAAGAAAACCCCTCGGTCGCCAAGAAGATCATCGAGAAGAGCCTCAACGCGGCCCGAGCGCGCGAGGCGGCCCGCAAAGCCAAGGAATTGATCCGCCGCAAGAACGCGTTGGACAGCGGCGCGTTGCCGGGCAAGCTCGCCGACTGCCAAGAGCGCGACCCGGCCTTGTCCGAGCTGTTCATCGTGGAGGGCGACTCCGCGGGCGGGTCCGCCAAGCAAGGCCGCGACCGCAAGAACCAAGCGATCCTCCCGCTCAAAGGAAAGATCTTGAACGTGGAGAAGGCGCGTTTCGACAAGATGATCTCGTCCGAGGAGATCCGCGTGCTGATCACGGCGCTGGGCACCGGGATCGGGTCGGAAGATTTCGACGCGAGCAAGGCGCGCTATCACAAGATCGTCATCATGACCGACGCGGACGTGGACGGCGCGCACATCCGCACCCTTCTGCTCACCTTCCTGTACCGGCAGATGAAGGAACTCATCGATCGCGGGTACGTGTACATCGCCCAACCGCCGCTGTACAAGCTCAAGCGAGGCAAGCAGGAGCGATACATCAAAGACGACGAAGGACTCAAGGCCTACCTGCTCGAGGCGGTGGTTGAGGATATCGAGGTAGCGACCGGCGATGGCTGGGTGTCGGGGCGCACCTTGGCGACGTTCTTGAAAAAGCTCGTGCGCTACGACGGGTTGGTGCGACACTTCGGTCGGCGCCAGATTCCCACCGAGTTGATCGAAACGCTGGTGGTGGACGACGATGTGACCCGAGAAATGTTGCGCGACGCCAAGCGCCTGCGCCGTGTGCGCGAGACGCTCGCAAACCGCCTGGCAGCGTTTCCCGGTCTAGCCGCCGAGGTGGATGTGGCGGCCGACGACGAGCACAAGGCGCACAAGCTCGTGGTTCGCTATCTGGCTTCGGGTTTGCGACAGACGTTGGACATCGACCAGGCGTTCATCACGACCGGCGAGTTTCGCGAACTGGGCACGGTGTCCCCTCCCGCTCTGGGTTTGGGCACGCCGCCGTACCGTTTCCGCGAAAAAGCCGCCGAGGCTAAAGCCGCGGGCCCTGAGCGGACCGCTTCGACGGCGTGCGGCCTCTTGGCTGCGATCCTGGAGCACAGTAAAAAAGGCATGGCCATCCAACGCTATAAAGGCTTGGGAGAGATGAACCCCGGGCAGCTCTGGGAGACCACCATGGATCCCGAGAAACGCACCCTGCTCAAAGTGAACCCCGGAGACGGGGTTGCTGCGGACGAGATGTTCACCGTCCTGATGGGCGACGAAGTCGAACCGCGCCGCGCGTTTATTGAAAAACACGCCAAGGAAGTGAAGAACCTCGACATTTGA
- the dnaN gene encoding DNA polymerase III subunit beta has product MELTVTRYALLKGLQRVQGIVERRNTMPILANVLLETTDRGVTLFATDLELGIRATYPATVKSRGAATVSARKLFEIVRELPESEIRLSGDEGHAVRVECERSRFKVAGLPPADFPVFPGVGADPVLTIPRQTFLDLVRRTLFAVGENDARYVLNGVLCAVEHGTIKFVGTDGHRLAVDERPLSLPKGRPPVADTNAIVPKKALLEMKKLVEDSEEDTLALHMSKAQLTFQQGELVLIARLMEGNYPNYRQVIPTGSDKRVTLDKAALEGALRRVALLSKERTNAVKFQLEPSRAVLSTSNPDLGEAKEDLAVSYEGEPLATGFNARYLLDVLGAVDAPEVVMEFKDALSPCLIREPSQEGFLCVVMPMRV; this is encoded by the coding sequence ATGGAACTGACTGTTACGCGTTACGCCTTGCTGAAAGGACTGCAACGGGTCCAGGGGATCGTCGAGCGGCGCAATACCATGCCAATCCTCGCGAACGTCCTGTTGGAGACGACCGACCGCGGGGTGACGCTGTTCGCCACCGACTTGGAGCTCGGTATTCGCGCCACCTATCCCGCGACGGTCAAGTCACGCGGCGCGGCCACGGTGTCCGCGCGCAAGCTGTTTGAGATTGTGCGCGAACTCCCCGAGTCCGAGATCCGGCTCTCCGGCGACGAGGGACACGCGGTGAGGGTTGAGTGCGAGCGGAGTCGATTCAAAGTCGCCGGGCTTCCACCTGCGGACTTTCCGGTGTTTCCGGGAGTCGGAGCAGACCCCGTGCTCACGATCCCCCGCCAGACGTTTCTTGATCTGGTGAGGCGGACCCTGTTTGCCGTGGGCGAGAACGACGCTCGATACGTGCTCAACGGCGTCCTGTGCGCGGTGGAACACGGGACCATCAAATTCGTCGGGACCGACGGCCACCGGTTGGCCGTGGATGAACGCCCCCTGTCCCTTCCCAAAGGCAGACCGCCGGTTGCGGATACGAACGCGATCGTTCCGAAAAAGGCGCTGCTTGAAATGAAGAAGTTGGTCGAAGACAGCGAAGAAGACACGCTGGCGCTGCACATGAGCAAGGCGCAACTGACGTTTCAGCAGGGGGAGTTGGTGTTGATCGCGCGGCTGATGGAAGGCAACTATCCGAACTACCGTCAGGTGATTCCGACCGGCAGCGACAAGCGGGTCACGCTGGACAAGGCGGCGCTGGAGGGCGCTCTGCGGCGGGTGGCCCTCCTGTCCAAGGAACGCACCAACGCCGTCAAATTTCAGTTGGAGCCCTCGCGCGCGGTGCTCTCAACGAGCAACCCGGACCTCGGCGAGGCCAAGGAAGACCTCGCGGTCTCCTACGAGGGAGAACCGCTGGCAACGGGGTTCAACGCCCGATACTTGTTGGACGTGCTCGGCGCGGTTGACGCGCCGGAGGTTGTCATGGAATTCAAAGACGCGTTGAGCCCCTGCCTCATTCGGGAACCATCCCAGGAAGGATTTCTGTGCGTCGTGATGCCGATGCGGGTATGA
- the dnaA gene encoding chromosomal replication initiator protein DnaA — protein MEEAWQIHRSDLEASVNKQSFDAWIRPIALVSGGNNEAVFAVPNKFFVDWINEHYAGLIRDNLRRLTANNELDVSFAVQEPPLLPPSAAQSQQERRVKNRNLNPKYVFGSFVVGASNQFAHAASRKVAEQPGEIYNPFFIYGGVGLGKTHLLNAIGNAIKERNRDIRIAYLSSEMFTNEVIHSIRNDKMGEFRNRYRTVDVLLIDDIQFIAGKERTQEEFFHTFNSLYEENKQIVLSCDRSTKELADIELRLRSRFEMGLMADIQPPDLETRVAILKKKAEADHLEMADDVALFLATHIKTNIRELEGSLLRLSAYSALTDRYMTVDLAKEVLRDTISESRTVVGVDQILRVVAERFQMKTNDLKSKRRTKTVVFPRQLAMYLCRTLTDCSFPEIGRQFGGKDHSTVIHAVRLITDQLQRDHQTRMTIDSLVKAIHGGH, from the coding sequence ATTGAAGAGGCGTGGCAAATTCACCGCAGCGATTTGGAAGCATCCGTTAATAAGCAGAGCTTTGACGCGTGGATCAGGCCGATCGCCCTTGTGTCGGGAGGCAATAACGAGGCGGTGTTTGCGGTCCCCAACAAGTTCTTCGTAGATTGGATCAATGAACATTACGCGGGCCTTATTCGAGACAACCTCCGGCGACTGACCGCAAACAACGAGTTGGATGTTTCCTTCGCCGTCCAGGAACCGCCACTATTGCCCCCTTCCGCGGCTCAGTCTCAGCAAGAACGCCGGGTCAAGAACCGGAACCTGAACCCCAAATACGTGTTTGGGAGCTTTGTCGTCGGGGCGAGCAATCAATTTGCGCACGCCGCGTCCCGAAAAGTCGCCGAGCAGCCGGGAGAGATTTACAACCCGTTTTTCATCTACGGCGGGGTGGGCTTGGGCAAGACGCATCTGCTCAACGCGATCGGTAACGCGATCAAAGAGCGCAATCGCGACATCCGAATCGCGTATCTGTCATCGGAAATGTTCACCAACGAGGTGATTCATTCCATTCGGAATGACAAGATGGGCGAGTTCAGAAATCGGTACCGAACCGTGGATGTCTTGCTGATCGATGACATCCAGTTCATCGCCGGCAAGGAACGAACCCAGGAGGAGTTCTTCCACACGTTCAATAGCTTGTATGAAGAGAACAAACAAATCGTCCTTTCCTGCGACCGGTCGACCAAAGAGCTCGCCGACATTGAGCTTCGGCTCCGTTCTCGCTTCGAGATGGGTCTGATGGCGGACATTCAACCGCCGGATCTAGAAACCAGGGTCGCGATCTTGAAGAAGAAGGCCGAAGCGGACCACCTCGAAATGGCTGACGACGTCGCGCTGTTTTTGGCCACGCACATCAAGACCAATATCCGCGAGTTAGAGGGGTCATTGCTGCGTCTCAGCGCCTACTCGGCTTTGACGGATCGATATATGACCGTAGACCTCGCCAAGGAGGTGCTTCGCGACACGATCAGCGAGAGCCGGACGGTCGTCGGCGTCGACCAGATTCTCAGGGTCGTGGCTGAGCGGTTTCAAATGAAGACGAACGACCTCAAGTCCAAGCGCCGTACCAAGACCGTGGTTTTTCCACGACAGCTCGCCATGTATCTGTGCCGAACACTGACGGACTGCTCGTTTCCGGAGATCGGGCGACAGTTCGGCGGAAAGGACCACTCGACCGTGATCCACGCGGTCCGTCTCATCACCGACCAACTCCAGCGCGATCATCAAACCCGAATGACCATCGATAGCTTGGTCAAGGCCATTCATGGCGGACACTGA
- a CDS encoding branched-chain amino acid transaminase, producing MITESKFIWMDGRRVPWNDAKVHVLTHSLHYGLAVFEGIRCYEGEQGSAVFRLREHVERLFASAHASCIHIPFSQKDIEHAVCETVTGNNLRSCYIRPIVWIGYGEMGLYVSSNPVQVAIAAWPWGTYLGEEGLTRGIRVKISSFARHHVNVSLTRAKVSGYYVNSQFAKREVKQAGYDEALLLDTDGYVAEGPGENIFAVRRGVLKTPPLTSVLEGITRDTIMTLAQELRIPMREERLTRDDLYLADEAFFTGTAAEVTPIREIDDRRVGTGQPGPITRRLQEAFFAVVRGKGSHSDWLTSV from the coding sequence ATGATCACCGAATCCAAGTTCATCTGGATGGATGGGCGGCGCGTTCCGTGGAATGACGCGAAGGTTCACGTCCTGACCCATTCTCTTCACTACGGCCTCGCGGTGTTCGAAGGCATTCGCTGCTACGAGGGCGAGCAAGGATCTGCCGTCTTCCGATTGCGAGAACACGTCGAGCGTCTCTTTGCGTCGGCTCACGCCAGTTGCATCCACATTCCGTTTTCGCAAAAAGACATCGAGCACGCCGTGTGTGAGACCGTCACCGGAAACAACTTACGATCGTGTTACATTCGTCCGATCGTGTGGATCGGGTACGGGGAGATGGGGTTATATGTCAGCTCGAATCCGGTCCAGGTCGCCATTGCCGCCTGGCCTTGGGGCACGTATCTTGGAGAGGAGGGACTGACGAGAGGAATTCGGGTCAAAATCTCGTCGTTTGCCCGTCATCACGTCAATGTAAGTCTCACCCGGGCCAAGGTGTCTGGCTATTACGTCAACTCTCAGTTTGCCAAGCGAGAAGTGAAGCAGGCTGGGTACGATGAAGCGCTGCTCTTGGACACGGACGGGTACGTCGCCGAAGGTCCTGGGGAAAACATCTTTGCAGTCCGGCGCGGGGTGTTGAAGACGCCGCCTCTGACCTCGGTCCTCGAGGGGATCACGCGTGACACGATCATGACCCTTGCGCAGGAGCTACGGATTCCGATGCGCGAGGAGCGCCTGACCCGAGACGACCTGTACCTCGCCGATGAGGCGTTCTTCACCGGGACCGCGGCGGAGGTGACGCCGATCAGGGAGATCGACGACCGGCGCGTCGGTACCGGACAACCAGGGCCGATCACGCGGCGACTGCAAGAGGCGTTTTTCGCCGTGGTGCGGGGAAAAGGCAGTCATTCCGACTGGCTCACCTCGGTGTAA
- a CDS encoding FGGY family carbohydrate kinase, which translates to MTRPDPLLLAIDQGSGSTRVLVFDSKQRVLAEARSPLATRIPRPDRVEHDPRDLLNGTRAALSAALRTVGRKPCVAGLTTQRSTVLLWDRATGRPLTPAVSWQDRRAAGVCRSLAAHAPKIRRVTGLFLSPHYAAPKIRWLLDRIPRGQRRAEQGDILCGTVNTFLLWHLSGKALHLTDHTQAGRMLLMDLRSLQWDEGLCDLFGIPPAMLPEIRPTVADFGTIHAGNRLLPVLASIGDQQAAAFGQGGATQGDLCLNYGTGAFALLYTGSRLVRRTGLLSNIAWSSASQRTYVLEGGVNAVGSGLQWLSTLVGLPEGLAELDRLAARARCSAPILPALAGLAAPYWDVRAEGLAARLSLTTDRAALAKGFFEGVAFLLSTVVRTAQPAGSFRRVMASGGLSAVSTLLQSQANYLGRPVVRCRVRETSAWGAAALAGVGAGVWKSVTEVARLAKSDRVFKPELSRLAVSRRIRWWDVLVRASRELGAYTEVSQSE; encoded by the coding sequence ATGACCCGGCCGGACCCTCTGCTGTTGGCGATTGATCAGGGAAGCGGCAGCACTCGCGTCCTCGTCTTCGATTCCAAGCAGCGCGTGTTGGCAGAAGCGAGGAGTCCCCTCGCGACCCGTATTCCACGACCCGATCGGGTCGAGCACGACCCTCGCGATCTACTGAACGGGACCAGGGCCGCGCTGTCCGCCGCGCTTCGCACGGTCGGCCGCAAACCCTGCGTGGCGGGCTTGACGACGCAGCGCTCGACCGTGCTGTTGTGGGATCGCGCCACCGGCCGTCCCCTGACGCCGGCCGTGAGTTGGCAGGACCGTCGCGCGGCTGGGGTGTGCCGCTCTCTGGCCGCACACGCTCCTAAGATCAGACGGGTAACCGGGCTGTTCCTCAGCCCACACTACGCGGCGCCCAAAATCCGGTGGTTGCTGGATCGGATCCCGCGGGGGCAGCGTCGGGCCGAACAAGGGGACATTCTGTGCGGGACGGTCAACACCTTTCTGCTCTGGCACCTTTCCGGCAAAGCATTGCACCTCACGGATCACACCCAGGCCGGACGAATGTTGTTGATGGATCTCCGGTCGCTCCAGTGGGATGAGGGCTTGTGCGATCTTTTTGGTATCCCCCCGGCCATGCTTCCAGAGATTCGGCCGACCGTGGCCGACTTCGGGACCATCCACGCCGGGAACAGGCTTCTCCCGGTGCTGGCATCGATCGGTGACCAACAAGCTGCGGCCTTCGGCCAGGGCGGAGCGACCCAGGGGGATCTTTGCCTGAATTATGGAACAGGGGCGTTCGCGCTGCTGTACACCGGAAGCCGCCTAGTCAGGCGGACCGGGCTCTTGTCCAACATCGCGTGGAGTTCAGCGAGCCAGCGAACATACGTCCTTGAAGGCGGGGTGAACGCGGTGGGGTCGGGCCTCCAGTGGCTGTCAACGCTCGTGGGGTTGCCGGAGGGTCTCGCGGAGTTGGATCGGCTCGCCGCGCGGGCTCGGTGTAGCGCGCCCATTCTGCCCGCACTCGCCGGTCTGGCCGCACCGTATTGGGACGTCCGAGCAGAGGGCCTTGCCGCGCGGCTTTCGTTGACGACCGATCGCGCGGCTCTGGCAAAGGGATTTTTCGAGGGGGTGGCGTTTCTGCTCAGTACAGTCGTTCGGACCGCTCAACCGGCCGGGAGTTTTCGCCGGGTCATGGCCAGTGGTGGCCTGTCAGCGGTCAGCACCCTGCTCCAGTCCCAGGCCAACTATTTGGGCCGGCCTGTGGTGCGGTGTCGGGTTCGAGAAACATCCGCTTGGGGTGCAGCGGCTCTAGCAGGCGTAGGGGCCGGGGTGTGGAAATCCGTGACGGAGGTCGCCCGCCTCGCGAAATCGGACCGCGTGTTTAAGCCCGAGCTGTCACGGCTTGCTGTCTCGCGACGCATCCGCTGGTGGGATGTGTTGGTGAGGGCGAGCCGCGAACTCGGGGCTTACACCGAGGTGAGCCAGTCGGAATGA
- a CDS encoding DUF2127 domain-containing protein, whose translation MLQRRSSETFLRFIIAEKAFIGVLFLSLSIGILGLINKDLVVIGRQIAATLNLDTDNAYITLALEKLGLVNNKIIVGISIGGFAYALLNLVEAYGLHRRLRWAEWLTVLATGLLIPFELYEVWHRFTPIRVGVLALNVAIVIYLAKHKELFPRWF comes from the coding sequence ATGTTGCAGCGCCGCTCCTCCGAAACATTCCTCCGATTCATCATCGCCGAAAAAGCGTTCATCGGCGTCCTGTTTCTCAGCCTCTCGATCGGCATCCTCGGCCTGATCAACAAGGATTTGGTGGTCATCGGGCGCCAAATCGCGGCCACCCTCAATTTGGATACCGACAACGCATACATCACGCTGGCTCTCGAGAAATTGGGGCTCGTGAACAACAAGATCATTGTCGGCATTTCGATCGGCGGCTTCGCTTACGCGCTGCTCAATCTCGTCGAGGCCTACGGTCTGCACCGGCGGCTTCGTTGGGCGGAGTGGCTCACGGTGTTGGCTACCGGGCTCCTCATCCCGTTTGAGCTCTACGAAGTCTGGCACCGGTTCACCCCGATCCGGGTGGGGGTGTTGGCGCTGAACGTGGCGATCGTCATTTATCTGGCGAAGCACAAGGAACTGTTCCCTCGGTGGTTCTGA